A region of the Candidatus Palauibacter polyketidifaciens genome:
GCGTCGCGCCCATCGCCGCCATCGAGATCGAGTTGCCCCCGTACGTCGAGATCGACGGCCCCTGCCACGCCTCGGCGATCTCGGGCCGCGTGACGGTCGCCCCCACGGGGAATCCGTTCGCGATCCCCTTCGCCATCACCATGATGTCCGGCTCGACGCCCCAGTGCTCGATTCCGAACCAACGGTCCCCGGTCCGGCCGAACCCGGCCTGCACCTCGTCGATGATGAACAGGCCGCCGTAGCTCCGGATCACCTCGGCCGCCCTTCGAAAATACTTGGGAGGCGGCACGATGACGCCGGCCACGCCCTGGATCGTCTCGGCGAAGAAGGCGGCCGGCTTCCCGCCCGTCGTCGTCTCGATGACCTCCACGAGGTCGTCGATGAAGAAGTCCGTCGCCTCGGGACCCGCTCCGACCGGAGACCGGTAGAGGTACGGCGACCGCGCGTGGACGATCCCGTCGACGCCCCCGCCGGGGAGACGCCAGGCGCCCTGCGCCGTCATGTGGCTCGTGAGCGTGCTCCTGCCGGAGTAGGAGAGCCGCAGCGCGACGATCTCGTGACGACCCGTGTACAGGCGCGCCGTCGCGACCGCGGACTCCACCGCCTCCGTGCCGCTGTTCGTGAAACATGTCGTCCGGAGGGCGCCCGGCGTGATCTCCGCCAGCGAGCGCGCGGCTTCGATCTGGCCTTCCGTCACGTAGAGCGCCGAGGTGTGTCCGAGCCGCTCCATCTGTGCGCGCGCCGCCGCCACGACGGTCGGGTTGCAGTGGCCGACCGACGTCGTGAGGATGCCCGCGAACAGGTCCAGGTACTCATCGCCGTCCACGTCACGGACCCAGACGCCCTCTCCTTCGGCGAGGGCCAGCGGGTCGCCGTAGTAGGGACGGACCCAGGGGTACAGGAAGTCGCTCTGGGCCGCGGTCAGCGCCCGCGTTCGGGATTCCGCCACGGGCGCGGCGCCGGCGGCGTGCGCCGAGGATGTCTGCGGGGCGGTCTGTACGTTGCTCACGAGTGTCTCCTGACGGTAGGCGTCAATCCCAGCGGTAGAAGCCTCGTCCGCTCTTCCGGCCCAGGCGGCCCGCCGCCACCATCCGCTCGAGCAGAGCCGGGGGTTCGAACACCGGCGACCCCAGCGCCTCGTGCAGGTAGCGGGCGATGTCGAGCCGGACGTCGAGCCCGACGAGATCTCCAAGTTTCAGCGGTCCCATGGGGTGGCGGTAGCCGAGCATCATGGCGGTGTCGATGTCCTCCGGGCTCGCCACGCCCTCCTCCACCATGCGGATCGCCTCCAACCCGAGGGCAAGCCCGAGCCGCGACGAGGCGAACCCGGGCGAGTCGGCGATGACGACCGGCGTCTTCCCGAGGCGTTCGGCGACCTCGCGGGCCCTCGCCACGGTTTCGTCGGACGTCTCCGCCCCGCGCACGATCTCGACGAGCGCCATGATGTGGACGGGGTTGAAGAAGTGCATCCCAACCACGCGGCCGGGCGACGGAAGTCCCTCCGCGAGCGCGGTGATGGACAGGGAAGAAGTGTTCGTGGCGAGCAGGGCGCCGGCGGCGGCCGCCTCCCCGCACCGGGCGAGGACCTTCTGCTTGAGATCCAGCCTCTCGGGCACGGCTTCGATCGCGATCCCGACCCCGTCGGCCGCCTCGCCCAGGTAGCGGCTGTACGACAACCCCCCGAGCGCGCGCTCGCGCTCTTCGGGCGTGACCTTCCCGCGCTGGATCCCCTTGCGGAGGTTGGCCTCGATGCGCTCGCGCGCCGTCTCCAGCACGTCGGGCATGACGTCGAACAGACGGGTGTCGTAGCCGGCCATCGCCGCGACCTGGGCGATTCCGTGCCCCATCGTGCCGGCCCCGAGCACGGCCAGCGCCGGACGGGCCGTCATTCGATCCAGTCCTCCGGGTTCATCTCCGGTTCGGGGCGGAGCGAGTACCGGCGCACGACCTCGATGGCCTCGAAGCCGAGGTCGTCGGCGAGCGCGTTCGCGATCAGGTTGTCCGCTCCGGTGAAGAGGCGCACCTCGTGGATGTCCCAATCCGCCGCCCACTCGAAGGCGGCGCGCAGCAGGCGCCCCAGGTTCCCCTTGCGCCGCTCCTCCCGTCTCACGAACGGGGTCTGGATGCGCACGTAGCGGGGCGGGTCGAACAGAGGCTCGTTCTCTTCCACGAAGCAGACGAGCATGCCGTCGAGCCCGCCGTCTTCCGCCTCCAGGACGAAGACGACGCTCGTGGCCTCTTCGATGTGACGGCGGAACATGCCCGCGCGCGTCTCGATGGCGTCCGTGCGGAGCCGCCGGTAGGCGGGATTGAGGGCATGAATGCGCATGTACCGGGTCCACATGGCGACGAGTTCATCGATGTCGCCGACCCGAGCCTGTCGAACCGTGGCGGTCTCAGACACGCGTACCCGCCTCCGTCGTTGCAGGGTGTTCGACCTCGCCGCTCCTCCCGAACCGTGGCGGCCGCTTCTCGACGAACGCCCGGACGCCCTCGAGCGCGTCCGCGGACTCGAAGCAGGCCTTCTGCGCGGCCGTCTCGTAGTCGAGCATCTCCTCGAACGTGGACGAGAGGGAGCGCTGCACCGCCTGCTTCGCGAGCCGGAGGGGCAGCGTCGGCTTGCGCGCCAGCCTGCGCGCCCAGTCGCGGGCCAGCGGCATGAGTTCGTCCGCGGGGACCACGCGGTTCACGAGGCCGATTCGCTCGCACTCGGCGGCCGGAACCATCTCCGCGAAGAAGAAAAGCTCCGCGGCGCGTGCCGGACCCACGAGGCGGGGCACGGCGTAGGTCCCGCCCCAATCCGGGTGGAGGCCGATGCGGTTGAAGGTCTGGCCGATCGACGACGTCTCGGAGGCGAGCCGGAGGTCGCAGGCGAGGGCGAGGTTCGCTCCGCCGCCCGCCGCGGGCCCGTTCACCGCGGCGATCACGGGCTTCGGCATCTCCCGTATCGCCGCCGCGACCCGGCGTCCCGCTTCGACGAGCGCGACGGCCTCGTCGACGGCCTGCGTCTCGATGAGCCGGGTGAGGTACTTGACGTCGGCGCCGGCGCAGAATGCCCGCCCGGTCCCGGTGATGATGACCGCGCGCACTCCGTCGTCCGCGCCGAGCGTCTCGATCCCGCGGGCGATCTCGCTCCGCATCTTCCCGATGAAGGCGTTGAGCTTGTCCGGCCGGTTGAGCGTGAGGGTGCCTACGCCGTCCTCGGTCTCGATCAGGACGTGTGCCGCGCTCATGCCGAACCCGCCCGCTTCATGCCGTCTCCGCGTCGCGGTGCACGAGAAGGGCGATCCCCTGGCCGACACCGATACACATCGTGACGAGCCCATGGGACGCGTCCCGCCGACGCATCTCGTGGACGAGCGTCGTGAGGATCCTGGCGCCGGAGCAGCCGAGGGGATGGCCGAGCGCGATCGCACCCCCGTTCACGTTCACGCGGTCCGGATCGAGGCCGAGTTCGGCAATGCAGGGCAGCGCCTGCGCCGCGAACGCCTCGTTGAGTTCAACCAGGTCGAGGTCATCGACCGTAAGTCCATCTCTATGAAGAGCTTTACGGGTTGCCGGAACCGGTCCGATGCCCATCCGATGCGGCTCCACACCGGCGACGGCGGAGGCCCCCACTGTCGCCAGCGGCTCAACGCCAAGCTCGTTCGCGGCGCCGCGGCTGGCGATGAGGACGGCGGCCGCTCCGTCGTTGATGCCCGACGCGTTTCCCGCCGTCACGGTGCCGTCGGCCCGGAAGGCGGCGCGCAGGCGGGCGAGTTGCTCCGGGGTCGTGCCGGGACGGGGGTGCTCATCGCCCCCCACCCGCAGCGTGTCGCCCTTCCGCTGTGGAACCTCCACCGGCACGATCTCGCCCGCGAACCGGTCCGCCTCGATCGCGGCGGCGGCGCGGCGCTGGCTCTCCGCCGCGAAGGCATCCTGCTCCCCGCGTCCAACGCCGTGATCCTCCGCAACGACCTCCGCGGTCTCGGCGAGCGGGATCGTCCACCGCTCGGGCATGGCGGGGTTCGCGAAGCGCCATCCGACAGTGGTGTCCGCAATCTTCGGTGGCACCCGCGAGAAGGCCCGGTCCGTCTTGAGCATGACCCACGGCGCCCGCGACATGCTCTCGACGCCGCCCGCGATGAACACGTCGCCCTCGCCGGCCCGGATCGCGTGCGCCGCGGTGACGACCGCCTGCAGTCCCGACCCGCAGAGCCGGTTCACGGTCTGGCCCGCGACCTCGACCGGGAGTCCGGCCAGGAGTCCGGCCATCCGGGCGACGTTGCGATTGTCCTCGCCGGCCTGGTTCGTACAGCCGGCGATCACGTCCTCGACGCGGTCGGCCGGGACGCCGGTCCGCTCCACGAGGGCGCGGATCGCGTGCGCCAGGAGGTCGTCGGCCCGAATCGACGAGAGCGCGCCGCCCGCGCGCCCCACAGGCGTGCGGACGGCGTCAATGATGACCGGCGTGCGATCCGCGTCCCTCATCGCTGCTTCCGTACCCGCCGTCCCGGTCCTAGCGGCCGGCGAACTCGGGGGCGCGCCGCTCGACGTAGGCCGCCAGGCCCTCGCGCGCGTCGTCTCCCTGGAAGAGGAGTTGCTGCAGTTCGCGTTCGATCGCGAGGCCCTCGGAGAAGGGCACCTCGACCCCGCTGCACACCGACCGCTTGATGCGGCCCACCGCGCGCGACGCCTTGTGAGGCGGGGTGAACTGCCGGGCATACTCCATCACCTGCGCGTGGAAGGCCTCGTCATCCCCCTCGAACACCTTGTTCACGAGCCCCAGTTCCAGCGCTTCATCGAACCCGAACGTGCGGCCCTCCGCCATCAGCTCGATGG
Encoded here:
- a CDS encoding aspartate aminotransferase family protein, whose translation is MSNVQTAPQTSSAHAAGAAPVAESRTRALTAAQSDFLYPWVRPYYGDPLALAEGEGVWVRDVDGDEYLDLFAGILTTSVGHCNPTVVAAARAQMERLGHTSALYVTEGQIEAARSLAEITPGALRTTCFTNSGTEAVESAVATARLYTGRHEIVALRLSYSGRSTLTSHMTAQGAWRLPGGGVDGIVHARSPYLYRSPVGAGPEATDFFIDDLVEVIETTTGGKPAAFFAETIQGVAGVIVPPPKYFRRAAEVIRSYGGLFIIDEVQAGFGRTGDRWFGIEHWGVEPDIMVMAKGIANGFPVGATVTRPEIAEAWQGPSISTYGGNSISMAAMGATLGVMKSENAPARAAERGAQLRAGLETLKSAHDWIGEVRGMGLMQGIEMVEDRAGRAPDGERAGALLEAAREERLLIGRGGLNGHVIRIGPSLLIAEDEMAEGIRRLAAACRRIDG
- a CDS encoding 3-hydroxyacyl-CoA dehydrogenase family protein, with translation MTARPALAVLGAGTMGHGIAQVAAMAGYDTRLFDVMPDVLETARERIEANLRKGIQRGKVTPEERERALGGLSYSRYLGEAADGVGIAIEAVPERLDLKQKVLARCGEAAAAGALLATNTSSLSITALAEGLPSPGRVVGMHFFNPVHIMALVEIVRGAETSDETVARAREVAERLGKTPVVIADSPGFASSRLGLALGLEAIRMVEEGVASPEDIDTAMMLGYRHPMGPLKLGDLVGLDVRLDIARYLHEALGSPVFEPPALLERMVAAGRLGRKSGRGFYRWD
- a CDS encoding GNAT family N-acetyltransferase is translated as MSETATVRQARVGDIDELVAMWTRYMRIHALNPAYRRLRTDAIETRAGMFRRHIEEATSVVFVLEAEDGGLDGMLVCFVEENEPLFDPPRYVRIQTPFVRREERRKGNLGRLLRAAFEWAADWDIHEVRLFTGADNLIANALADDLGFEAIEVVRRYSLRPEPEMNPEDWIE
- a CDS encoding enoyl-CoA hydratase; the protein is MSAAHVLIETEDGVGTLTLNRPDKLNAFIGKMRSEIARGIETLGADDGVRAVIITGTGRAFCAGADVKYLTRLIETQAVDEAVALVEAGRRVAAAIREMPKPVIAAVNGPAAGGGANLALACDLRLASETSSIGQTFNRIGLHPDWGGTYAVPRLVGPARAAELFFFAEMVPAAECERIGLVNRVVPADELMPLARDWARRLARKPTLPLRLAKQAVQRSLSSTFEEMLDYETAAQKACFESADALEGVRAFVEKRPPRFGRSGEVEHPATTEAGTRV
- a CDS encoding thiolase family protein; protein product: MRDADRTPVIIDAVRTPVGRAGGALSSIRADDLLAHAIRALVERTGVPADRVEDVIAGCTNQAGEDNRNVARMAGLLAGLPVEVAGQTVNRLCGSGLQAVVTAAHAIRAGEGDVFIAGGVESMSRAPWVMLKTDRAFSRVPPKIADTTVGWRFANPAMPERWTIPLAETAEVVAEDHGVGRGEQDAFAAESQRRAAAAIEADRFAGEIVPVEVPQRKGDTLRVGGDEHPRPGTTPEQLARLRAAFRADGTVTAGNASGINDGAAAVLIASRGAANELGVEPLATVGASAVAGVEPHRMGIGPVPATRKALHRDGLTVDDLDLVELNEAFAAQALPCIAELGLDPDRVNVNGGAIALGHPLGCSGARILTTLVHEMRRRDASHGLVTMCIGVGQGIALLVHRDAETA